The Thomasclavelia ramosa DSM 1402 genome includes a region encoding these proteins:
- a CDS encoding family 1 glycosylhydrolase, translated as MKFPTNFLWGGATAANQYEGGWQEGGRGIAVHDMLTDGNQENPRRIYCKADNGNITSIQAGECIPFGFHPFIKESEYYPSHNATDFYHCYKEDIKLMAEMGFKVYRLSISWTRIFPHGDDKEPNEDGLRFYDAVIDELKKYNIEPLVTILHFDMPLNLAEKYGGWINRKLIEFYLNFASTLFERWKTKVKYWITVNEINVLGGYWTLGLASNNRKTKSNSNQGETPVEDAGIKLQAIHHLLVASAKANKIARKINPNFMLGTMCALSGIYPMTCKPEDVFGAYEFRRKALMFSDITMRGYYPNYAQSIFDEYKFTLKKELGDDEVLKENTSDYLAFSYYRTTAFDCDASNTTTTGGQQASPNPYLQKTAWGWPIDPKGLRFVLNELYDRYQKPLFIVENGMGNYDIVEEDGAIHDDYRIEYLRSHIVEFKKAVEIDQIPLLGYTTWGCIDIVSAGTGEMAKRYGFVYVDLDDKGNGTFKRKKKDSFYWYQKVIESNGEILG; from the coding sequence ATGAAATTTCCTACAAATTTTTTATGGGGTGGCGCAACTGCTGCAAATCAATATGAGGGGGGATGGCAAGAAGGGGGAAGAGGTATTGCTGTTCACGATATGTTAACTGATGGAAATCAAGAAAATCCTAGAAGAATTTATTGTAAAGCTGATAATGGTAATATTACAAGTATTCAGGCTGGGGAATGTATTCCATTTGGATTTCACCCATTTATTAAGGAATCAGAATATTATCCAAGTCATAATGCTACAGATTTTTATCATTGTTATAAAGAAGATATTAAATTAATGGCAGAAATGGGGTTTAAAGTATATCGTTTATCTATTTCATGGACACGTATTTTTCCTCATGGTGATGACAAAGAACCGAATGAAGATGGTCTAAGATTTTATGATGCTGTTATTGATGAATTGAAAAAATATAACATCGAGCCTTTAGTGACAATTCTTCATTTTGATATGCCATTGAATTTGGCTGAAAAATATGGTGGATGGATAAATCGTAAATTAATAGAATTTTATTTGAATTTTGCTTCTACACTGTTTGAACGCTGGAAAACAAAAGTCAAATATTGGATTACAGTAAATGAGATTAATGTTTTAGGTGGATATTGGACATTAGGTCTTGCATCAAATAATAGGAAGACTAAAAGTAATTCTAATCAGGGGGAAACACCTGTTGAGGATGCTGGAATCAAGCTGCAGGCAATTCATCATTTATTAGTGGCAAGTGCTAAGGCAAATAAAATAGCTAGAAAAATAAATCCTAATTTTATGCTCGGGACAATGTGTGCTTTATCAGGAATATATCCTATGACTTGCAAACCAGAAGATGTATTTGGAGCATATGAATTTAGAAGAAAAGCGTTGATGTTTTCAGACATCACGATGAGAGGATATTATCCTAATTATGCTCAAAGTATTTTTGATGAATATAAGTTCACTTTAAAAAAAGAGCTGGGTGATGATGAGGTGCTAAAAGAAAATACATCTGACTATTTAGCTTTTTCGTATTATCGTACAACAGCATTTGATTGTGATGCAAGTAATACAACAACGACAGGAGGGCAGCAAGCATCACCCAATCCTTATTTACAAAAAACTGCGTGGGGATGGCCTATTGATCCCAAAGGTCTTAGGTTTGTTTTAAATGAATTATATGACCGTTATCAAAAACCACTATTCATTGTCGAAAATGGAATGGGTAATTATGATATTGTTGAAGAAGATGGAGCGATTCATGATGATTATCGTATTGAGTATTTGCGTAGTCATATTGTTGAATTCAAAAAGGCAGTAGAGATAGATCAAATTCCTTTACTCGGATACACGACCTGGGGGTGTATTGATATTGTATCGGCGGGTACAGGAGAAATGGCAAAAAGATATGGTTTTGTTTATGTGGATTTGGACGATAAAGGTAATGGTACTTTTAAAAGAAAGAAAAAAGATTCATTTTACTGGTATCAAAAAGTGATTGAATCAAATGGCGAAATTCTAGGCTAG
- a CDS encoding PTS sugar transporter subunit IIC, with translation MKLSEKLQNGLLAFSAKIEANKYLGSIKDAFTMYVPFIIIGSFGSMLNILVSGTSGLAQWFPWLIKLSPAFTAMNFVTISCMALPIAFLIGTKLAQREGLPTLESGLIGLLAYLAVCPNAISTAVEGLKDPIIISGLGSGVIGAQGLFVSMLISIMAIELLKGLSKIDAIKIKMPDSVPTGIARSFNILIPIFIIIALFAICGCLFESFTGNYLNVWIYNIIQIPLQALANTTIGIVVLSLVNQLFWFLGIHGGMVIEGIRGPLSAAGLADNIAAVSAGHVATNILTRGFWTSFVVVGGGGITLSLLIAILLFSRREDHKAIAKFSIVPGICGINEPVVFGLPLVLNPIFAIPFICNSAIAALIAIFATNIGFLTCGIVDCPPGLPIFITGFISYGLHGIIIQAIILVVTFFVWVPFVSVSNKQAAIEDATEKSEKDKNMNGE, from the coding sequence ATGAAGTTATCTGAAAAATTACAAAATGGTTTATTAGCATTCTCTGCTAAGATTGAAGCAAATAAATATCTTGGCTCAATCAAGGATGCCTTTACGATGTATGTACCTTTTATTATTATTGGTTCATTTGGAAGTATGTTAAATATTTTAGTTTCGGGGACTAGTGGTTTAGCACAATGGTTTCCATGGTTAATAAAGCTATCACCAGCTTTTACAGCAATGAATTTTGTTACTATTTCATGTATGGCATTACCTATTGCTTTTTTAATCGGTACTAAATTGGCACAAAGAGAAGGGTTGCCAACTTTAGAAAGTGGATTGATAGGGTTATTAGCATATTTAGCAGTATGTCCTAATGCCATTAGTACGGCTGTTGAGGGATTGAAAGATCCTATTATAATCAGTGGTTTGGGTTCAGGAGTTATTGGGGCCCAGGGCTTATTTGTTTCTATGCTCATATCAATCATGGCTATAGAATTATTAAAGGGATTATCAAAAATAGATGCCATTAAAATAAAGATGCCTGATTCAGTACCAACAGGAATAGCACGTTCATTCAATATTTTAATTCCAATTTTTATTATTATTGCATTGTTTGCTATTTGTGGATGTTTATTCGAATCGTTCACTGGTAATTACTTAAATGTATGGATTTATAACATTATTCAAATTCCATTACAAGCATTAGCAAATACAACGATTGGAATCGTGGTATTATCTCTTGTCAATCAACTATTTTGGTTTCTTGGAATTCATGGAGGAATGGTTATCGAAGGGATTAGAGGTCCATTATCAGCTGCTGGATTGGCAGATAATATTGCTGCGGTTTCAGCAGGACATGTTGCAACAAATATTTTAACAAGGGGATTTTGGACAAGTTTTGTTGTTGTAGGCGGTGGTGGAATCACACTGTCATTATTAATAGCTATATTATTATTTTCAAGACGTGAAGATCATAAAGCAATTGCTAAATTTTCAATTGTTCCAGGTATTTGTGGTATTAATGAACCGGTAGTTTTTGGCTTACCATTAGTATTAAATCCAATTTTTGCTATTCCATTTATTTGTAACTCTGCGATTGCTGCGTTAATTGCTATTTTTGCGACTAATATAGGCTTTTTGACATGTGGCATTGTGGATTGCCCTCCTGGGTTACCGATTTTTATTACAGGGTTTATAAGCTATGGATTACATGGAATTATTATCCAGGCAATCATTTTAGTTGTAACTTTCTTTGTCTGGGTTCCGTTTGTTTCAGTATCAAATAAACAGGCGGCAATTGAAGATGCAACAGAAAAATCTGAAAAAGATAAAAATATGAATGGAGAATGA
- a CDS encoding BglG family transcription antiterminator, translating to MNKRNYQILKYLKETEEYVTSETLSAMNNVSTKTILKDIKSLNCDMKATDNYIEVTPSRGIKLVINDIEEFINLCNSFNDTNDFSIYSVTEREEWIQKYLIENNGWVKAEALCEKLFISQSVLSQNIKSVRKAFQKYDLILLQKPHYGMRVEGREFNKRLCLAQIYITHIDQREGFPGTQFNNDELQLILKIEDIVDRILTRYQISMSEVSVQNFIIDIYISLKRIKKGIFLKSTDKMVIDIARWTDSIVAVELAKLINDELTIEMKDQEIVSLSIHLAAKRIIRHFDESIHRIIEDFDVNKLVNNMINNINCKWGIDLTQDEELKSQLVLHLIPLEVRSRYNVVLHNPLIDKIKQQNIFAYQMAVTACDQFSDYHGNRLSEDEMGYIALHMNLALLRTQIKNKKNILVVSGLGRGTAHTLAYQIKEMYGKYINEVKTADYIELNNYDFTNINLLISSIPLRRDFSVPSIEVNYFFSDNDKKRIETILCDQEVFKIRDYIDKRMVLTSINADTKEEAISFIINSTNYDKNIIQEIIENDKVANHELDNMISILSLNGISANNQTEVIIGILSKPILWNEKRVQLIIVPLIGEPINSKILNLYHELAYMIKNPLYVKRIIRKKTYEEIIAIFEEIETVLER from the coding sequence ATGAATAAGCGAAACTACCAAATATTAAAATATTTAAAAGAAACAGAGGAATATGTAACTTCTGAAACATTAAGTGCTATGAATAATGTTAGTACAAAAACCATACTTAAAGATATAAAATCTTTGAATTGTGATATGAAAGCAACAGATAATTATATAGAAGTCACTCCATCTCGTGGTATTAAGCTGGTAATTAACGATATTGAAGAATTTATAAATTTATGTAATTCTTTTAATGATACTAACGATTTTTCAATTTATAGTGTGACAGAAAGAGAGGAATGGATTCAAAAATATCTGATTGAGAATAATGGTTGGGTCAAGGCAGAAGCTCTATGTGAAAAGCTTTTTATCTCTCAGTCGGTATTATCACAAAATATTAAATCCGTACGAAAGGCTTTTCAAAAATATGATTTAATATTATTACAAAAACCTCATTATGGAATGAGGGTAGAAGGCAGGGAGTTTAATAAAAGACTCTGCCTCGCACAGATTTATATTACACATATTGATCAAAGAGAAGGGTTTCCTGGAACACAATTTAACAATGATGAGCTCCAGCTGATTTTGAAGATTGAAGATATTGTAGATAGAATATTAACTAGATATCAAATATCAATGTCTGAAGTTTCAGTTCAAAATTTTATAATTGATATTTATATCTCTTTAAAAAGAATTAAAAAAGGAATATTTTTAAAATCAACTGATAAGATGGTTATCGATATAGCTCGCTGGACTGATAGTATAGTGGCTGTTGAATTGGCAAAATTAATTAATGATGAATTGACAATAGAAATGAAAGATCAAGAAATAGTATCACTTTCTATACATTTAGCAGCAAAAAGAATTATTCGTCATTTTGATGAAAGTATCCATCGCATTATCGAAGATTTTGATGTTAATAAGTTAGTCAATAATATGATTAATAATATTAACTGTAAATGGGGAATCGATTTAACTCAAGATGAAGAATTAAAATCACAATTAGTGTTACATTTAATCCCCTTGGAGGTTCGTTCGCGGTATAATGTAGTGCTTCATAATCCGCTAATTGATAAAATTAAACAGCAAAATATCTTTGCCTATCAAATGGCAGTAACAGCTTGTGATCAATTCAGTGATTATCATGGCAACCGCCTTAGTGAAGATGAGATGGGTTATATTGCATTACATATGAATCTAGCTTTATTGCGTACGCAAATAAAAAACAAGAAAAATATTTTAGTTGTAAGTGGTCTAGGAAGAGGGACAGCTCATACATTGGCTTATCAAATTAAAGAGATGTATGGAAAATATATTAATGAGGTTAAGACAGCTGATTATATTGAGTTAAATAATTATGATTTTACAAATATTAATTTATTAATATCCAGTATTCCACTAAGACGTGATTTTTCTGTACCAAGTATTGAAGTCAATTATTTTTTTAGTGATAATGATAAAAAGAGAATTGAAACAATACTGTGTGATCAAGAAGTATTTAAGATAAGAGATTATATAGATAAGCGAATGGTATTAACATCAATCAATGCGGATACTAAGGAAGAAGCTATATCATTTATAATCAATAGCACTAATTATGATAAAAATATAATTCAAGAAATAATTGAAAATGATAAGGTAGCTAATCATGAATTAGATAATATGATTTCTATTTTATCTTTAAATGGAATAAGTGCAAATAATCAAACAGAAGTAATTATTGGTATTTTATCAAAGCCAATTCTATGGAATGAAAAGAGGGTTCAATTAATAATTGTTCCCTTGATAGGAGAACCGATAAATTCAAAAATATTAAATTTGTATCATGAATTAGCTTATATGATTAAAAATCCTTTATATGTTAAAAGGATCATCAGAAAGAAAACTTATGAAGAAATTATTGCGATTTTTGAAGAAATCGAAACGGTTTTAGAACGATAA
- a CDS encoding SPL family radical SAM protein: MKYQPLESKSALNKVSGRFPFKWDLNIYRGCQHGCIYCYAIYSHKYLDNNDYFGTIYYKENILSCLEKELSSPKWKHELVNIGGVCDSYQPLEEQLQIMPEILKLMIKYKTPIIISTKSSLILRDIELINELSKITYVNIACTIITVDDDLRKIIEPGSSPIIERFKVIDQIKKETKAHAGIHIMPIIPYLTDQPGNLNGLYKMAKKVNADYVLPGTLYLRGQTKPYFLNCIKKYNYDLYQKIASLYYQKNALKTYKPKIYQTISELRKIYDLPAQAKRSPKDQNL, encoded by the coding sequence ATGAAATATCAACCATTAGAATCTAAAAGCGCCTTAAATAAAGTTAGTGGGCGATTTCCCTTTAAGTGGGATTTAAATATCTATCGCGGCTGTCAACATGGTTGTATTTATTGTTATGCCATTTACAGTCATAAATACCTTGACAACAATGATTATTTTGGCACGATCTATTATAAAGAGAATATTTTATCTTGTTTAGAAAAAGAATTATCATCACCTAAATGGAAACACGAATTAGTTAATATTGGGGGTGTTTGTGATAGTTATCAGCCTTTAGAAGAACAATTACAAATAATGCCAGAAATTTTAAAATTAATGATTAAGTATAAAACACCTATTATTATTTCTACCAAATCATCATTAATCCTTCGTGATATTGAACTAATCAATGAATTATCAAAAATAACCTATGTTAATATTGCTTGTACTATTATTACTGTTGATGATGACTTACGTAAAATCATCGAACCAGGAAGTTCACCCATTATTGAACGATTTAAAGTAATTGACCAAATCAAAAAGGAAACTAAAGCTCATGCTGGTATTCACATTATGCCAATTATCCCTTATCTCACTGATCAACCCGGAAACTTAAATGGATTATATAAAATGGCAAAAAAAGTAAACGCTGATTATGTGTTACCCGGTACTCTCTATTTACGAGGGCAAACTAAACCCTATTTCCTTAATTGTATAAAAAAATATAATTATGATTTATATCAAAAAATTGCTTCTCTATATTATCAAAAAAATGCTTTAAAAACTTATAAACCTAAAATCTATCAAACGATCTCAGAGCTACGAAAAATATATGACCTTCCCGCCCAAGCAAAAAGAAGTCCTAAAGATCAAAATCTTTAG
- a CDS encoding family 1 glycosylhydrolase yields MAFPKNFLWGGATAANQFEGGWNEDGKLDSTADHFTLGSRTEPRLFTEKIDEDKYFYPSHKASDFYHRYQEDIALLGEMGFKVYRMSINWSRIFPHGDDEEPNQKGIEFYRNVFLELKKYNIEPLVTISHYEMPYHLAEKYDGWYARETIDFYLKYCQTLFNEYKGLVKYWLTFNEINSLILGGNGYFSGGILSSSKKDMGAGVIEDLDTLSTVEQHNDIVKQYQALHHQLVASALATRMAHEISGEYQIGCMIAGITQYPYSCRPEDMLLVQKERRNIFYYCPDIQINGAYPRYAHRYLKENDIHINFGENDEDILKSGTVDFFTFSYYSTGCVTTDKNLEKTNGNLIFGVANPYLEKSQWGWQIDPLGLRYFLNEIYDRYHIPIMVVENGLGQDDKLEIDKTVHDDYRIEYMKQHIQAMSEAVDDGVELVGYTPWGCIDLVAASTGEMIKRYGFVYVDVDNLGNGTYNRYKKDSFYWYKKVIASNGRKLD; encoded by the coding sequence TTTTCCAAAGAATTTTTTATGGGGTGGCGCAACGGCTGCTAATCAATTTGAAGGTGGTTGGAATGAAGATGGTAAATTAGATTCAACTGCTGATCACTTTACATTAGGCTCAAGAACAGAGCCAAGGTTATTCACTGAAAAAATAGATGAGGATAAATATTTTTATCCATCACATAAGGCGAGTGATTTCTACCATCGTTATCAAGAAGATATTGCTTTACTGGGTGAAATGGGATTTAAGGTTTATAGAATGTCAATTAATTGGAGCCGTATTTTCCCGCATGGTGATGATGAGGAACCAAATCAAAAGGGAATTGAATTTTATAGGAATGTATTTTTAGAATTGAAAAAGTATAATATTGAACCACTTGTGACAATTTCACATTATGAAATGCCTTATCATTTAGCAGAAAAATATGATGGCTGGTATGCACGTGAAACAATAGATTTTTATTTAAAATATTGTCAAACACTTTTCAATGAATACAAAGGACTTGTTAAATATTGGCTAACGTTTAATGAAATTAATAGTTTGATTCTTGGAGGTAATGGATATTTCTCTGGTGGAATTCTTTCGTCATCAAAAAAGGACATGGGAGCTGGCGTTATTGAAGATTTAGATACGTTATCAACAGTAGAACAACATAATGATATTGTGAAACAATATCAAGCATTACATCATCAACTTGTTGCTAGTGCATTGGCGACCAGAATGGCTCATGAAATTAGTGGTGAATACCAAATAGGATGCATGATTGCTGGAATTACACAATATCCATATTCTTGTCGACCTGAAGATATGTTATTAGTACAGAAAGAACGTAGAAATATTTTCTATTATTGTCCTGATATTCAAATAAATGGAGCATATCCTCGCTATGCACATCGTTATTTGAAGGAAAACGATATTCATATCAACTTTGGGGAGAATGACGAAGATATTTTAAAAAGCGGAACAGTTGATTTCTTTACCTTTTCATATTATTCAACTGGTTGTGTAACAACAGATAAAAATTTAGAAAAAACAAATGGTAATTTAATATTTGGAGTTGCTAATCCATATCTAGAAAAGAGTCAGTGGGGTTGGCAGATTGATCCTTTGGGGTTACGTTATTTTTTAAATGAAATATACGACCGTTATCATATTCCTATTATGGTTGTTGAAAATGGATTAGGACAAGATGATAAATTAGAAATAGATAAAACGGTTCATGATGATTATCGTATTGAATATATGAAACAACATATTCAGGCCATGTCTGAAGCTGTTGATGATGGTGTTGAACTTGTTGGTTATACACCATGGGGATGTATTGATTTAGTGGCTGCATCTACTGGCGAGATGATTAAAAGATATGGTTTTGTTTATGTTGATGTAGATAATTTGGGGAATGGAACATATAATAGATATAAAAAAGATTCATTTTACTGGTATAAAAAAGTAATTGCTTCAAACGGAAGAAAATTAGATTAA